In Carassius carassius chromosome 19, fCarCar2.1, whole genome shotgun sequence, a single genomic region encodes these proteins:
- the LOC132095326 gene encoding hemopexin-like has translation MKVYISIFRFHKDIFHDKTFFFFPDEPQGHQHELHHGAKLDRCGGMEFDAIAVNEEGIPYFFKGDHLFKGFHGQAELSNETFPELDDHHHLGHVDAAFRMHSEDSPDHHDHQFFFLDTKVFSYYKHKLEKDYPKNISELFPGIPDHLDAAVECPKSDCTNDTIIFFKGDEIYHFDMKTKKVDEKEFKSMPNCTGAFRYMDHYYCFHGHQFSKFDPITGEVQGKYPKETRDYFMKCPHFGQKTTDEHIEREQCSRVHLDAITSDDDGSIYAFRGHHFLSITGDKFHSDTIESAFKELHSEVDAVFSYEGHLYMIKDNEVFVYKVGEPHTHLEGYPKPLKDVLGIEGPVDAAFVCADHHIAHVVKGQTVYDVDLKATPRVPVKEGSIAHLKKIDTAMCGPKGVTVVIGNHYYQFGSPMIMMMAKIMPEQHRVSQELFGCDH, from the exons ATGAaagtatatattagtatattcAGATTTCATAAAGACATATTTCatgataaaacctttttttttttcccagacgAACCTCAAGGACATCAGCATGAATTGCACCATGGTGCTAAACTTGACCGCTGTGGAGGAATGGAGTTTGATGCAATTGCTGTGAACGAGGAGGGAATCCCTTATTTCTTCAAAG GCGACCACCTGTTCAAGGGATTCCATGGCCAGGCTGAGCTGTCTAATGAAACTTTCCCTGAGTTGGATGACCATCATCACCTGGGACATGTGGACGCTGCGTTCCGCATGCACTCTGAAGACAGCCCAGACCACCATGACCACCAGTTCTTCTTCCTG GACACCAAGGTCTTCAGCTACTATAAGCACAAGCTGGAGAAGGACTATCCCAAGAATATCTCTGAACTTTTCCCTGGAATTCCTGACCATTTGGATGCTGCAGTGGAGTGTCCAAAATCAGACTGTACCAATGACACCATAATCTTTTTCAAAG GTGATGAGATCTACCACTTCGATATGAAGACCAAGAAGGTTGATGAAAAGGAATTCAAAAGCATGCCCAATTGCACCGGAGCCTTCCGTTACATGGATCATTATTACTGCTTTCATGGTCATCAGTTCTCCAAGTTTGACCCAATTACAGGAGAAGTCCAAGGCAAATATCCAAAAGAGACCCGTGATTACTTCATGAAATGCCCACATTTTG GACAAAAGACCACTGATGAACACATTGAGAGAGAACAGTGCAGCCGGGTCCACTTGGATGCTATTACATCTGATGATGATGGCAGCATATATGCTTTCCGAG GGCACCACTTCCTCAGCATAACTGGTGATAAGTTTCATTCAGACACAATTGAGAGTGCTTTCAAAGAGTTGCATAGTGAAGTGGATGCAGTCTTCTCTTATGAAGGTCATCTCTACATGATCAAG GACAATGAGGTGTTTGTGTACAAAGTTGGAgagccacacacacacctggaaggTTACCCCAAACCCCTGAAGGATGTCCTGGGAATTGAGGGTCCTGTAGATGCTGCCTTTGTGTGTGCAGACCATCACATTGCTCATGTCGTCAAAG GTCAAACAGTTTATGATGTTGACTTGAAAGCCACCCCACGCGTGCCTGTGAAGGAAGGATCCATAGCACACTTAAAAAAGATTGATACGGCAATGTGTGGACCCAAGGGTGTGACAGTTGTGATTGGTAACCATTACTACCAATTTGGGAGTCCCATGATTATGATGATGGCCAAAATAATGCCTGAACAGCACAGGGTGTCTCAGGAGCTGTTTGGCTGTGACCACTAG